Proteins from a genomic interval of Ralstonia wenshanensis:
- a CDS encoding ABC transporter ATP-binding protein, whose protein sequence is MSTPALQIKDLHAWYGESHILHGVDLTVNRGEVVTLLGRNGAGRTTTLRAIMGLVGTRKGSIVVHDASGQGVETIDLPTHKVAHCGIGYCPEERGIFSSLSCEENLMLPPVLKGQVAKTGNAGMSIDEIYEMFPNLAERRQSQGTRLSGGEQQMLAVGRILRTGANLLLLDEISEGLAPVIVQALARMILMLKKRGYTVVMVEQNFRFAAPLADRFYVMEHGRIVERFEAAQLQDKMPVLHELLGV, encoded by the coding sequence ATGAGCACGCCCGCGCTCCAGATCAAGGACCTGCACGCCTGGTACGGCGAATCGCACATCCTGCATGGTGTCGACCTGACCGTGAACCGCGGCGAGGTTGTCACGCTGCTCGGCCGCAATGGCGCGGGCCGCACCACCACGCTGCGCGCCATCATGGGCCTGGTGGGCACGCGCAAGGGCTCCATCGTTGTACATGACGCAAGCGGCCAGGGCGTGGAAACGATCGACCTGCCCACGCACAAGGTCGCCCATTGCGGCATCGGCTACTGCCCAGAAGAACGCGGCATTTTCTCGAGTCTGTCGTGCGAAGAGAACCTGATGCTGCCGCCGGTGCTGAAGGGCCAGGTCGCCAAGACCGGCAATGCCGGCATGAGCATCGACGAGATCTACGAGATGTTCCCGAACCTGGCCGAGCGCCGCCAGAGCCAGGGCACGCGTCTATCGGGTGGCGAGCAGCAGATGCTGGCGGTTGGGCGCATCCTGCGCACCGGCGCGAACCTGCTGCTGCTCGATGAGATTTCCGAAGGGCTGGCCCCGGTGATCGTGCAGGCCCTGGCTCGCATGATCCTGATGCTCAAGAAGCGCGGCTACACGGTGGTGATGGTGGAGCAGAACTTCCGCTTTGCCGCGCCGCTGGCAGACCGCTTTTATGTGATGGAACACGGCCGCATCGTCGAGCGCTTCGAAGCGGCGCAATTGCAGGACAAGATGCCGGTGCTGCACGAGCTGCTCGGCGTTTAA
- a CDS encoding ABC transporter ATP-binding protein: MAQDIILETRGLTKGFKGFTAVSDVNLRVQRGSIHALIGPNGAGKTTCFNLLTKFLVPTRGTILFNGVDITSEKPAQIARRGVIRSFQISAVFPHLTVMENVRVGLQRQLGTAYAFWRSEQSLNRLNARAMELLEQVGLTEFAHTVTVELPYGRKRALEIATTLAMEPELMLLDEPTQGMGHEDVDRVTELIKRVAQGRTILMVEHNMNVVSSIADKITVLQRGQILAEGPYEDVSKNPQVMEAYMGTADAALEGH, translated from the coding sequence ATGGCGCAGGACATCATTCTCGAAACGCGCGGACTGACCAAGGGCTTCAAGGGCTTTACCGCCGTGTCCGACGTCAACTTGCGCGTGCAGCGTGGGTCCATCCATGCGCTCATCGGCCCGAACGGTGCCGGCAAGACGACCTGTTTCAACCTGCTGACCAAATTCCTGGTGCCCACGCGCGGCACGATTCTGTTCAACGGCGTCGATATCACATCGGAAAAGCCGGCACAGATTGCGCGCCGCGGCGTCATCCGCTCGTTTCAGATCTCCGCCGTGTTTCCGCATCTGACGGTGATGGAAAACGTTCGCGTTGGGCTGCAACGGCAACTCGGTACGGCGTACGCGTTCTGGCGCAGCGAGCAGTCGCTCAATAGGCTGAACGCGCGTGCGATGGAGCTGCTCGAGCAGGTGGGGCTGACGGAGTTCGCGCACACCGTGACGGTGGAGCTGCCCTACGGCCGCAAGCGCGCGCTGGAAATTGCCACCACGCTGGCGATGGAGCCCGAGCTGATGCTGCTCGACGAGCCCACGCAGGGCATGGGCCACGAAGACGTGGACCGTGTGACGGAGCTGATCAAGCGCGTCGCGCAGGGCCGCACGATCCTGATGGTCGAACACAACATGAACGTGGTCTCGTCCATCGCCGACAAGATCACGGTGCTGCAGCGCGGCCAGATCCTGGCCGAAGGCCCGTACGAAGACGTCTCGAAGAACCCGCAGGTGATGGAGGCCTATATGGGCACCGCCGATGCGGCGCTGGAAGGCCATTGA